A single window of Leptospira semungkisensis DNA harbors:
- a CDS encoding c-type cytochrome, translating to MKSFSIVLILVFSFLNLTCGSGQTKKEEVPKPILPSPEMKTFADSYWSQKCSACHGTNGIPDPNLNPAPRKFGTFGMKMGFFFGGNKMRAGIFRTIRDGKNQAMPSFSKELTEDQIWALVDKIERLPN from the coding sequence ATGAAATCATTCTCTATCGTTCTGATCTTAGTTTTCTCTTTTCTCAATCTAACCTGCGGAAGCGGGCAAACTAAGAAAGAAGAAGTTCCTAAACCGATTCTTCCGAGTCCGGAAATGAAAACCTTTGCCGACTCCTATTGGAGCCAAAAATGTTCCGCCTGTCATGGGACGAACGGTATCCCCGATCCGAATCTAAACCCAGCTCCTCGAAAATTCGGGACATTCGGAATGAAGATGGGCTTCTTCTTTGGGGGGAATAAGATGAGAGCCGGAATTTTTAGGACCATCCGCGATGGAAAGAACCAAGCCATGCCTTCTTTTTCGAAAGAACTTACTGAGGATCAAATCTGGGCTTTGGTAGATAAGATAGAAAGACTACCGAATTAA
- a CDS encoding biosynthetic peptidoglycan transglycosylase yields MKETDHYFHKWISAGIRSVLVLCFLLLVYYQTFPEKRILFQENKLVYLPENLESVPLERDWVRLDELPAGSLEYLVEVEDSRFYRHRGYSLADIQSAIGQTVLLFRKLRGASTIDQQLARTLFLSRDKTLTRKLKEIRIAQSLDEELGKKGVLEYYVNLVYWGRGLNGIFKSSNYYFGKPPGNLELREFKALVQILKKPDAYSRNEVRSLAGQY; encoded by the coding sequence ATGAAAGAAACAGATCATTATTTTCATAAATGGATCTCCGCTGGAATTCGAAGTGTTTTGGTGCTCTGTTTTCTTCTTCTGGTGTATTACCAAACCTTTCCTGAAAAACGGATCTTATTCCAAGAGAACAAACTCGTTTATTTACCCGAAAATTTAGAATCTGTCCCTCTCGAAAGAGATTGGGTTCGATTGGACGAACTTCCTGCAGGTAGCTTAGAATACTTGGTAGAAGTGGAGGATTCTAGATTCTATAGACATAGAGGGTATTCTTTAGCAGATATACAATCCGCGATTGGACAGACAGTTCTATTGTTCCGGAAGTTAAGAGGAGCAAGCACGATAGACCAGCAATTGGCGAGAACCTTATTCCTTTCCAGAGACAAGACCTTGACCCGAAAGTTAAAAGAGATCAGAATTGCTCAAAGTTTGGACGAAGAGTTGGGCAAGAAAGGGGTTTTGGAATATTACGTAAATCTTGTATACTGGGGAAGAGGCTTGAATGGAATCTTTAAATCCTCGAACTATTATTTCGGAAAGCCTCCCGGAAATTTGGAATTGAGAGAATTCAAGGCGCTCGTTCAGATTTTAAAAAAACCGGACGCGTATTCAAGAAACGAGGTCCGGTCCTTAGCAGGCCAATATTAA
- a CDS encoding RibD family protein translates to MKFPFLFVNMAMTLDGKVCRPDGKWYGLSSRNDKRRMDEIRAEADALILGKNSLLNDDPVTHLRYVEAEKEPRPVLLVRSGTLPEDRKVFQFSKVPPLLFCLTKNEEEVRANLSELAEIVPLHGEDLEPDEVLSELASRGYKKVLLEGGPRLNDSFFRKDLVNRLYLTIVPFMIGKSDLPSITGGVFEYSDFDRENWSLASCESLGQEIFLVYDRKENSL, encoded by the coding sequence ATGAAATTCCCTTTTTTATTCGTAAATATGGCAATGACCCTGGACGGAAAAGTCTGTCGTCCGGACGGAAAATGGTATGGGCTTTCTTCCAGAAATGATAAGCGAAGAATGGACGAGATCCGCGCCGAAGCGGATGCATTGATCTTGGGCAAGAACAGCCTTTTGAATGACGACCCGGTGACTCATCTTCGATATGTCGAAGCAGAGAAAGAACCGAGACCTGTTCTTCTTGTCCGAAGTGGAACTCTTCCAGAAGATAGAAAAGTATTCCAATTTTCTAAAGTTCCACCTCTTTTATTCTGCCTAACCAAAAACGAAGAGGAAGTGCGAGCAAATCTTTCCGAACTCGCGGAGATCGTTCCTTTACATGGAGAAGATCTGGAGCCTGACGAGGTCTTAAGCGAGCTTGCTTCTCGGGGTTATAAAAAAGTATTATTGGAAGGAGGACCGAGATTGAACGATTCCTTCTTTCGAAAAGATCTGGTGAATCGTCTTTATCTGACAATTGTTCCTTTCATGATAGGAAAATCGGATCTGCCTTCGATTACCGGAGGTGTCTTCGAGTATTCCGATTTCGATCGAGAGAACTGGAGTCTTGCATCTTGTGAATCTCTCGGGCAGGAAATTTTCTTAGTGTACGATCGAAAAGAAAACTCTCTGTGA
- a CDS encoding (2Fe-2S)-binding protein: MNSSDFSQIDLNALMRPRKVCVCNQVSEEDIVSSIRRGNDTLGKLMRDTYCCTGCGTCRSRVTKLLSDTLASKAQ, encoded by the coding sequence ATGAACTCCTCAGACTTCAGTCAGATAGACCTCAATGCGCTAATGCGACCTAGAAAGGTTTGCGTTTGTAACCAAGTGTCGGAAGAAGATATCGTTTCTTCTATCAGAAGAGGTAACGACACTTTGGGAAAATTAATGAGGGACACATACTGTTGCACCGGCTGCGGCACTTGTAGAAGTAGGGTCACCAAATTGCTTTCTGATACATTGGCTTCCAAGGCCCAATGA
- a CDS encoding MFS transporter, whose amino-acid sequence MQVTKRAPLREIFGWCMFDFANSSYTTVIITVIYCRIFAEVIVPTSSNPANPYEDGNFLFGLALCISYLFVVLTGPLFGAISDFSAKKKTFLFWSYISCIISTASLWLIATPGAWELGFVLIIISNFFFASGENFASSFLPHLGPKEELGKISGYAWGIGYMGGLLSVFIVQTLVVPAMDATHYDSLRYVGPLTAVFFLLGGIPTFLLLKEYQPTSQRPEGKGYLSIGFKQLISTLKSVGYFKDLVIYLISLFFSMAALAIVIAFAFLYGNQEIKITPDQEKALFILLQFFAMIGAIFFGFVQDKIGAKKTFNITLIFWIFCLIGIYFVREIAAFANSLGVDISVQWVFVILGTLAGSGVGSTQSASRAIVGIFAPESKSGEFFGLWGLSGKLAAAIGVFAIGILQKIFVLRNAFLVVAVFFFISLLINIFVNEKRGIEKAREWEKSNGH is encoded by the coding sequence ATGCAAGTAACCAAACGCGCTCCGTTACGGGAAATCTTCGGATGGTGCATGTTCGATTTCGCCAACTCTAGTTACACTACCGTAATTATAACCGTTATCTATTGCAGAATTTTCGCCGAGGTTATCGTTCCTACTTCTTCCAATCCTGCAAATCCGTATGAAGACGGTAATTTTCTCTTTGGTCTCGCATTATGTATTTCTTATTTATTCGTGGTATTGACCGGTCCCCTATTCGGGGCAATCTCCGATTTCTCCGCTAAAAAGAAAACCTTCCTCTTCTGGAGCTATATCAGCTGCATTATCAGCACTGCCTCTCTTTGGCTGATCGCCACTCCGGGAGCCTGGGAGCTTGGCTTTGTATTAATTATCATATCCAACTTCTTCTTTGCCTCTGGAGAGAATTTTGCCTCTTCCTTTTTGCCTCATTTAGGACCGAAAGAAGAATTAGGCAAGATCTCCGGTTACGCATGGGGAATCGGATATATGGGTGGCCTTCTCTCTGTATTCATCGTGCAGACTTTAGTGGTTCCCGCAATGGACGCAACACATTACGATTCCTTAAGATACGTGGGTCCGCTTACTGCAGTCTTCTTCTTATTGGGAGGAATTCCTACATTCCTGCTTTTGAAGGAATACCAACCGACTTCCCAAAGACCGGAAGGAAAAGGCTATCTATCCATCGGTTTCAAACAGTTAATCTCCACTCTTAAATCTGTAGGATATTTTAAAGATCTAGTCATTTATTTGATCTCTTTATTCTTCTCGATGGCGGCACTCGCAATCGTTATCGCATTCGCATTTTTGTATGGGAACCAAGAGATTAAGATCACTCCGGATCAGGAAAAGGCATTGTTCATCCTTCTCCAGTTCTTTGCGATGATAGGTGCGATCTTTTTCGGTTTCGTTCAGGATAAGATAGGCGCTAAGAAAACGTTTAATATTACTCTAATATTCTGGATCTTTTGTTTGATCGGGATCTATTTCGTTAGAGAGATCGCAGCCTTCGCTAATAGCTTGGGAGTGGATATCTCTGTTCAATGGGTCTTCGTAATCTTAGGAACCTTGGCCGGCTCGGGAGTCGGTTCGACTCAGTCCGCAAGTCGGGCAATCGTAGGAATATTCGCTCCGGAATCTAAGTCAGGTGAATTCTTCGGACTTTGGGGTCTTTCCGGAAAATTGGCTGCTGCAATCGGAGTGTTCGCGATCGGAATATTGCAAAAGATCTTTGTCTTGAGAAATGCCTTCTTAGTAGTTGCAGTCTTCTTCTTTATTTCACTTTTAATTAATATTTTCGTGAACGAAAAGAGAGGGATCGAAAAAGCAAGAGAGTGGGAGAAAAGCAACGGGCACTAA
- a CDS encoding LIC13212 family protein has product MKTLIFALISLLLVFIQIDAAPKILTMEEREIERQIEAIRKAGFSDIEIDNLHASISENIHKINKILQMDTTKKALRYIGDEPQELPQFLKTDRDNKPYLELDMGAGESFWDFPKTYLYNARIFIYPGSNPEKLDKIIMQFKRTNSNGEIFVREMRRVTNADPKGPQMGAEGKRTPNNNKEIKLEYYSSYDTDIIWPDTPVQPIPPSVETKLHDETNPLPYNKQKQIIVTYKKYLRRVDKNVRHKLRDLELNQKRLISKMLEFQ; this is encoded by the coding sequence ATGAAAACCCTTATCTTTGCTCTGATATCTCTTTTGCTCGTCTTTATTCAAATCGATGCGGCACCTAAAATTCTCACCATGGAAGAAAGAGAGATCGAACGTCAGATCGAAGCGATCCGTAAGGCTGGGTTTTCGGACATTGAGATCGATAACCTTCATGCCTCGATTTCGGAGAATATCCATAAGATCAATAAGATCCTGCAAATGGATACTACCAAAAAGGCTCTGCGTTATATCGGAGACGAGCCTCAGGAACTTCCTCAATTCCTGAAAACGGATCGAGATAATAAACCTTATCTCGAGCTGGACATGGGAGCGGGTGAGTCCTTCTGGGATTTCCCTAAAACATATTTATATAATGCACGTATCTTTATCTATCCTGGAAGCAATCCGGAGAAACTAGATAAGATCATTATGCAATTCAAGCGTACGAACTCCAACGGAGAGATCTTCGTTCGAGAAATGAGAAGAGTAACCAATGCGGATCCAAAAGGGCCGCAAATGGGCGCAGAAGGAAAGAGAACTCCGAACAATAATAAGGAAATCAAATTGGAATATTATTCCAGCTATGATACCGATATTATTTGGCCTGACACTCCCGTTCAACCGATCCCTCCTAGCGTAGAGACCAAGCTGCATGACGAAACTAATCCACTTCCTTATAATAAACAAAAACAGATTATTGTAACATATAAGAAATATTTACGTAGAGTGGATAAGAACGTTCGCCATAAACTGAGAGATTTGGAATTAAATCAAAAGAGATTGATCTCTAAGATGCTTGAGTTCCAATAA
- a CDS encoding cytochrome C oxidase subunit IV family protein, whose amino-acid sequence MELFLNYALYIIVSIGFLIPFTGFVIGAGAIVNATVAGAIVNFLAQIVEEDKLKSFLEKNKSSRLGQALQKAVDTGKTKLQPAPAKHEEHGHGGHHLISVQTYSLVFAALIIGTVITVLVAQVDFGAMNTVIAMLVATIKASLVLAFFMHLKYDNVMNRVIFGSGFLFLLLLFGFSVADIFTRAKILVSFPY is encoded by the coding sequence ATGGAACTGTTTCTCAACTACGCGCTGTATATTATTGTAAGTATCGGATTCCTTATTCCCTTCACAGGATTTGTTATCGGAGCCGGAGCGATCGTAAATGCTACCGTTGCCGGAGCGATTGTGAACTTCTTAGCTCAAATCGTAGAAGAGGATAAACTCAAGTCCTTCCTCGAAAAAAACAAAAGCTCCCGCTTGGGACAAGCTTTGCAGAAAGCTGTAGATACCGGTAAGACCAAACTGCAACCTGCTCCTGCAAAACACGAAGAGCATGGACATGGCGGACATCACCTGATTTCCGTTCAAACCTACTCTCTGGTTTTTGCGGCTTTGATCATTGGAACTGTGATCACTGTTTTAGTCGCTCAAGTTGACTTTGGCGCAATGAACACTGTGATCGCGATGCTGGTAGCTACCATCAAGGCTTCCTTAGTATTAGCCTTCTTCATGCACTTAAAATACGATAACGTAATGAACCGAGTGATCTTCGGATCCGGGTTTCTGTTCTTGCTCCTTCTGTTCGGATTCTCCGTTGCGGATATCTTTACAAGAGCAAAAATCTTAGTAAGCTTCCCTTACTAA
- a CDS encoding DUF3052 family protein produces the protein MAGYSGTPLVKKLGFKEGQTAILLQEPKEFRVLLGDLPENIVFKKKLTGNFDYIHFFCKSRSELADSFPKFPDHLAEKGMVWISWPKMSSGVKTDLKEDMIREIGLKTGLVDVKVCAIDETWSGLLFRRRVK, from the coding sequence ATGGCAGGATATTCCGGAACACCCTTGGTAAAGAAACTCGGATTCAAGGAAGGTCAAACTGCGATTTTGCTCCAAGAACCGAAAGAGTTTCGGGTACTACTAGGAGATCTTCCTGAAAATATCGTCTTTAAGAAGAAGCTAACGGGAAATTTCGATTATATCCATTTCTTCTGTAAGTCCAGATCGGAACTTGCAGATTCTTTTCCCAAGTTCCCGGATCATTTGGCGGAAAAGGGAATGGTTTGGATCTCCTGGCCAAAGATGTCTTCCGGTGTCAAAACAGATCTGAAAGAAGATATGATCAGAGAGATCGGTTTAAAGACAGGACTCGTGGATGTGAAAGTTTGCGCGATCGATGAAACTTGGTCCGGTCTTCTTTTTAGAAGAAGAGTGAAGTAA
- a CDS encoding LIC_13215 family putative lipoprotein has protein sequence MKSLNTLFQPLSVILFASFFVGISCLDKVPEISKTIEIPELGLTLNYEGWIYEEYDPNSDAKNSGSSKNKKSNKNDQPVKVMFYLFDSDKEKESEIRTNINFISETIPAKYSKATIEDYVASIGALYSNMYKGYEVLSVPQKCNLSKFKCMFVEAKFKLSNAEPSKEVHTFQWIFLKEGSVYIFTGTVPETEASTKGKKITNTIKTLSESKPK, from the coding sequence ATGAAATCCTTAAATACTTTATTTCAACCGCTTTCGGTTATCCTATTCGCATCCTTCTTTGTTGGAATAAGTTGTCTTGATAAGGTGCCGGAGATCAGTAAGACCATCGAAATCCCCGAATTAGGACTTACATTAAACTACGAAGGATGGATTTACGAAGAATACGATCCGAATTCCGACGCTAAGAATTCAGGCTCATCTAAGAATAAGAAATCCAACAAGAACGATCAGCCGGTAAAAGTGATGTTCTATCTATTCGACTCGGATAAGGAAAAGGAGTCTGAAATCCGCACGAATATCAATTTTATCTCGGAGACAATCCCGGCCAAATACTCTAAGGCAACTATAGAAGACTATGTTGCGTCTATAGGAGCATTGTATTCTAATATGTACAAAGGATACGAAGTTCTTTCCGTTCCTCAAAAATGCAATCTAAGTAAATTCAAATGCATGTTTGTGGAAGCTAAGTTCAAACTTTCGAATGCAGAACCAAGCAAAGAAGTCCATACCTTTCAATGGATCTTTTTAAAGGAAGGTTCCGTTTATATTTTTACGGGAACCGTTCCTGAAACGGAAGCAAGCACCAAAGGAAAGAAGATCACGAATACGATCAAAACTCTTTCGGAATCCAAGCCTAAGTAA
- a CDS encoding bacteriohemerythrin gives MFQERTIEKIRGIWKTFDLSLGIPPIDKQHLWLIGILVDLEEKFGNETGAKLREEFTESLNKTLDYTLEHFSLEEKLLEKAGFPKLGHHRLQHIRFISALKRRMNENFEENFERAAFDLMKNLKKWLFVHILNEDKGYLEWLKVEKNYHNYDWIEDDLRHSHYYEEIQSLYEKVILSKKQNISKEFIDIGEQNLKAISELWYRYKLKTGIAIVDIQHLWLLHLIVRTEKVYKQRLKQEIDSSELSDELRDLIQSLIEYIREHFNTEEAIMNRFNYLGEKNHIKQHERFNILIADLTDRTESGDLEAIAKLLQDLKEWLISHIAVEDKKLFYFFRSRLPEVNDYVRRLNKEEKIHIWKEAVMIYKLLVDYEDISDSKHLSRQQH, from the coding sequence TTGTTTCAAGAACGCACCATCGAGAAGATTCGAGGAATATGGAAGACCTTTGATTTGTCTTTGGGAATTCCACCGATAGATAAACAACATCTTTGGTTGATAGGCATCTTGGTAGATCTCGAAGAAAAATTCGGAAACGAGACCGGAGCCAAATTAAGAGAAGAATTTACTGAGTCCTTAAACAAAACTCTGGATTATACCTTAGAGCATTTTTCTCTCGAAGAAAAGCTCTTGGAGAAGGCCGGCTTTCCCAAGTTGGGTCATCACAGATTGCAGCATATTCGATTCATTTCCGCTCTAAAGAGAAGAATGAACGAAAACTTCGAAGAGAACTTTGAACGCGCTGCTTTTGATCTTATGAAAAATCTGAAGAAGTGGTTATTCGTTCATATATTGAATGAAGATAAGGGCTATCTTGAATGGTTAAAGGTCGAAAAGAATTATCACAATTACGATTGGATCGAAGATGATCTGAGACATTCCCATTATTATGAAGAGATCCAGAGTTTGTATGAGAAGGTAATACTTTCTAAGAAACAGAATATCTCTAAAGAATTTATAGATATAGGAGAGCAGAATCTAAAAGCGATCTCAGAACTTTGGTACAGGTATAAATTGAAAACCGGAATAGCGATCGTGGATATCCAGCATCTTTGGTTGCTTCATTTGATCGTAAGAACGGAAAAAGTGTACAAACAAAGACTAAAGCAAGAAATAGATTCTAGTGAATTGAGTGATGAGCTAAGGGATCTAATCCAATCTTTGATAGAATACATTAGAGAGCATTTCAATACGGAAGAGGCGATCATGAATCGTTTCAACTATCTAGGTGAAAAGAATCATATCAAGCAGCATGAGCGTTTTAATATTCTTATCGCTGATCTTACGGATCGCACCGAAAGCGGTGACCTGGAGGCGATTGCTAAACTTTTACAAGATCTGAAGGAATGGCTGATCAGTCATATTGCAGTCGAAGATAAAAAACTTTTCTATTTCTTCCGATCCAGATTGCCCGAAGTGAATGATTATGTTCGAAGGTTAAATAAGGAAGAAAAGATCCATATTTGGAAAGAAGCAGTCATGATCTATAAGCTTCTGGTGGATTATGAGGATATCAGCGATTCGAAACATCTTTCGAGGCAACAGCACTAA
- a CDS encoding gamma carbonic anhydrase family protein → MKIHETAFIHPAATAMGMLEMGPYSSLWPGAVARADLNEIKLGEGVNIQDNTTLHTDSTGSLRIDDYTLVGHNAMLHGCKIGKGCLIGIGAVILDEAEIGDGAMILAGCMIRGGKKIPPRAMVIPKNGDIVIYDKKAKPEMSVAGCLEYIQLAKRFQENIFRPFTKEEEQAFVQEAKAIIARLGI, encoded by the coding sequence ATGAAGATCCACGAAACCGCCTTTATTCACCCGGCTGCGACTGCTATGGGAATGCTAGAAATGGGACCTTATTCGTCTCTCTGGCCAGGCGCGGTTGCAAGAGCGGATCTGAATGAGATCAAACTTGGAGAAGGTGTAAACATCCAAGATAATACTACTTTGCATACCGATTCTACGGGAAGCTTACGAATAGACGATTACACGTTAGTCGGTCATAATGCAATGCTTCACGGTTGTAAGATCGGCAAGGGCTGTCTGATCGGGATAGGTGCAGTGATCCTTGACGAAGCAGAGATAGGCGACGGTGCAATGATACTTGCAGGTTGTATGATCCGAGGTGGAAAGAAGATCCCACCTAGAGCGATGGTGATCCCTAAAAATGGGGACATCGTAATCTATGATAAAAAGGCAAAACCTGAAATGAGTGTGGCTGGATGTTTGGAATACATACAGCTTGCAAAGCGCTTTCAAGAAAACATATTTAGACCATTCACAAAAGAAGAAGAACAAGCATTCGTTCAAGAGGCGAAAGCAATCATCGCTCGATTGGGCATCTAA
- the pheT gene encoding phenylalanine--tRNA ligase subunit beta: MKLSLDWMNDFAPLKELALEDILQKIAASICEVDGVEDYFSHLEKVVLVKIESLEKHPQADKLQVAQVTDGKNKIQIVSGAPNLTVGDLVPLAIPGAELSGKKILESELRGVKSSGMLCSEKELGLSEEDAGVMIVQDQEAKPGMILREYLGFRDIILDIDNKSITHRPDLWSHFGFARELAAQLNLKIKFNPLESTWEFSKELSSPLVKETEFAHSYHSTWIEGIQILPSNSKIRSRLKKCGVRVINNVVDVSNYLLLEVGQPTHFFDTEKLKSLGKIELEVDYAKKGESFLLLDETSPELDPEILIIRNAGKGVAIAGVMGGAESAVGDSTKTLILESAVFPREFVRKSIRKTGIRSESSVRYEKGLEATTTLPVIKRSLALLKENGCPNVKASLPSGYIHTADKKVSIEVSLDFLNKKLGTEIDQATSDRILKQLSFSTEWKGDKVTVLVPKYRHNYDITIPEDIVEEIGRSLGYASIPVRPLSSDVRPPTRNFSRELERLLKRTFSQNLGYNEVFNYSYASAKDNSFEIESKDSIKILNAMPEEQAYLRTSLYPSLLKNVRTNSDRFEKLKIFEFGRTYKKAAEPSNESKWFAWAVSAGRKTNEKDLNILEADFLEVRSDLEKVLRHLNLRNFEWKSEERSYFHPKASVTLYVSGSKVAELGYAHPAVLDTAELKKRVILGKFDFSSLLSIWSEDRNKNYFAAPSNFPQTEIDLSLVMDSNESSSVFSDLAKKENFPELQDVRVTVVFTGGNLAENKKSVSYRFRLLSQDKNLTQERIKEITDRLIQVANSAGYPLR, translated from the coding sequence GTGAAATTATCTTTGGATTGGATGAATGACTTTGCCCCTCTCAAGGAGCTTGCCTTAGAGGACATATTGCAAAAGATTGCTGCCTCGATTTGTGAGGTAGATGGGGTAGAGGACTATTTCTCTCATCTTGAAAAGGTAGTCCTCGTAAAGATCGAGTCCTTAGAAAAACATCCCCAGGCAGATAAACTACAAGTCGCTCAGGTTACCGACGGAAAGAATAAGATCCAGATCGTATCCGGTGCCCCTAATCTAACAGTGGGAGACCTGGTGCCTCTTGCAATTCCAGGCGCCGAGCTCTCAGGAAAGAAGATCCTGGAATCGGAACTCAGAGGAGTGAAAAGCTCAGGAATGCTATGTTCCGAAAAAGAACTCGGCCTTTCTGAAGAAGACGCAGGCGTCATGATCGTTCAGGATCAGGAAGCAAAGCCTGGTATGATCCTAAGAGAATATTTAGGATTCAGAGATATCATATTAGATATAGATAATAAATCCATTACTCATCGTCCTGACCTTTGGAGCCATTTCGGCTTTGCAAGAGAGCTCGCTGCTCAATTGAATCTGAAGATAAAATTCAATCCGTTAGAATCCACTTGGGAATTCAGTAAGGAACTTTCTTCTCCTCTTGTAAAGGAAACCGAATTTGCACATTCTTATCATTCTACTTGGATTGAGGGAATTCAGATCCTTCCTTCCAACTCAAAGATCCGTTCTCGTCTGAAGAAATGCGGAGTGAGAGTGATCAATAATGTGGTCGATGTTTCTAATTATCTACTTTTAGAAGTAGGGCAACCGACTCATTTCTTTGATACGGAAAAATTAAAGTCATTAGGCAAGATCGAGTTAGAGGTAGATTATGCGAAGAAGGGAGAGTCTTTCCTTCTTCTGGATGAAACTTCTCCTGAGTTAGATCCTGAAATTTTGATCATTCGAAATGCGGGCAAAGGTGTTGCAATCGCGGGAGTGATGGGCGGAGCGGAAAGCGCAGTGGGAGATTCTACAAAAACTTTGATATTAGAATCTGCCGTTTTTCCGAGAGAGTTCGTAAGAAAATCTATTCGTAAGACTGGAATCCGTTCCGAATCTTCCGTTCGTTATGAGAAGGGCTTGGAAGCAACGACCACTCTTCCTGTAATCAAAAGATCCTTGGCATTGTTGAAAGAAAACGGTTGTCCGAATGTGAAGGCTAGTCTTCCTTCCGGTTATATTCATACTGCTGATAAAAAAGTTTCTATCGAGGTAAGTCTAGACTTCTTAAATAAGAAGCTTGGAACGGAAATCGATCAGGCAACATCGGATCGGATCTTAAAGCAACTTTCCTTTTCTACCGAATGGAAAGGAGATAAGGTTACCGTTCTTGTTCCGAAATACAGACACAATTATGATATTACGATACCAGAAGATATAGTCGAAGAAATCGGTCGTAGTCTCGGTTATGCTTCTATTCCTGTTCGTCCTCTTTCCTCAGATGTAAGACCTCCTACTAGAAATTTCTCCAGAGAGTTGGAAAGATTACTTAAAAGAACCTTCTCTCAAAATCTGGGATACAACGAGGTCTTTAATTATTCTTATGCTTCTGCAAAAGATAATTCTTTCGAAATCGAATCCAAGGATTCTATAAAGATATTAAACGCGATGCCTGAGGAACAGGCTTATCTTAGAACTTCTTTGTATCCTTCTCTTTTGAAGAATGTTCGAACTAATTCGGATCGCTTCGAGAAGTTAAAGATCTTCGAATTCGGTAGGACTTATAAAAAAGCGGCCGAGCCTTCAAATGAATCCAAATGGTTTGCTTGGGCGGTTTCTGCAGGACGTAAAACGAACGAAAAAGATCTGAATATCTTGGAAGCCGATTTTCTAGAAGTTCGTTCCGATCTGGAAAAAGTTCTTCGCCATTTGAATTTGAGAAACTTCGAATGGAAGTCAGAAGAGAGATCTTACTTCCATCCTAAGGCTTCCGTGACCTTGTATGTTTCGGGAAGCAAAGTGGCTGAGCTCGGATATGCCCATCCTGCCGTTTTGGACACCGCCGAACTGAAGAAGAGAGTTATATTAGGAAAATTTGATTTTTCTTCTCTTCTTTCGATTTGGAGCGAGGATAGAAATAAGAATTATTTTGCTGCGCCTTCTAACTTTCCGCAAACTGAGATAGACCTTTCTCTTGTGATGGATAGTAACGAATCTTCTTCCGTATTCTCAGATCTTGCAAAAAAAGAAAATTTCCCAGAACTGCAGGATGTTAGAGTCACTGTGGTATTTACCGGCGGGAATTTGGCGGAAAACAAAAAGTCGGTTTCTTATCGTTTTAGATTATTGAGCCAGGACAAGAACCTCACTCAGGAAAGGATCAAGGAGATCACGGATCGATTGATCCAAGTGGCAAATTCTGCTGGATATCCTTTAAGATAA